In Opitutaceae bacterium TAV5, one genomic interval encodes:
- a CDS encoding CopG family transcripitonal regulator: MAKKTASAPVPLTFDLPASLLKKIEQHRKQLGLASTSEVVRHAIAEYDLTRFEASVEERRQISVRLDPKAKTALARAAKKQKASIGDVIRAAVESLPTKKGRR, translated from the coding sequence ATGGCTAAAAAAACTGCATCCGCTCCTGTTCCTCTGACCTTCGATCTGCCTGCCTCCCTGCTCAAGAAAATCGAGCAGCACCGCAAGCAACTCGGCCTCGCTTCCACCAGTGAAGTCGTCCGTCACGCGATCGCCGAGTACGATCTCACCCGCTTCGAGGCTTCCGTCGAGGAGCGCCGCCAGATCTCCGTGCGTCTTGACCCCAAGGCCAAGACCGCGCTCGCCCGCGCTGCGAAGAAACAAAAGGCCAGCATCGGCGACGTCATCCGCGCCGCCGTCGAGAGCCTGCCGACCAAAAAAGGCAGGCGCTGA
- a CDS encoding DoxX family protein has product MKKSLTRHLPTVARVLLGLPLLVFGLNLFLNFIPQPETPMPEGAVAFAGALVNSGYMMPLIGVTQLIVGVLLLTNRFVPLALALFAPFIVNSIAFHLFLERSGLPVAAVFLALELYLAWCYRNSYRPMLAARATPA; this is encoded by the coding sequence ATGAAAAAATCACTGACCCGCCATCTTCCGACGGTCGCCCGGGTCCTGCTGGGCCTGCCGCTTCTGGTCTTCGGGCTGAACCTGTTTCTGAACTTCATCCCGCAACCCGAGACGCCCATGCCGGAGGGCGCCGTGGCATTTGCCGGCGCGCTGGTGAACAGCGGCTACATGATGCCGCTGATCGGCGTCACCCAGCTGATCGTCGGCGTCTTGCTGTTGACCAACCGTTTCGTGCCTCTGGCCCTCGCGTTGTTCGCTCCCTTCATCGTCAACAGCATCGCCTTCCACCTGTTTCTTGAACGTTCCGGGCTTCCTGTTGCCGCCGTTTTCCTGGCACTGGAACTGTATCTGGCGTGGTGCTACCGCAACAGCTACCGCCCGATGCTTGCCGCCCGCGCGACACCGGCCTGA
- a CDS encoding sigma factor, ECF subfamily protein — MPPSDAEQDAAAGVPPVEHDIETGAPAPAPAAPGQLVEHFFRHEAGRLHGALIRRFGVENIALAEDVAQEALLRALRAWSMGGVPPNPSAWITRVAMNLARDALRHRQMSAAKEPALVTHFDQLHAAPPSPAAALAGEAGYEIRDDALRLMFVCCHPSIAPDAQVVLALKVLCGFSTAEIAQAFFASEAAIEKQLGRTKQRIREAGIGFEIPEGEDLAPRLDGVLGALYLLFNEGHKASSGERLLREDLCQEAVRLTSLLVAHPAGRTPRSHALLALMLLTAARFPSRLDEHGTLLRLDDQDRSRWNQPLIERGLIHLAEAAQGNELGEYHLQAGIAAIHCTAADHASTDWARILSHYDELYRIKPSPVVALNRAVAVAHVRGPRAGLDAITAIPQRDRLEAHYLLHAVTGELYWRLQDHRAAAASFRRALQLARVEPEQVFLSRLLERVNRTAE; from the coding sequence GTGCCGCCCTCCGACGCAGAACAGGACGCCGCAGCCGGCGTCCCGCCGGTCGAACATGACATCGAGACCGGCGCGCCCGCCCCCGCCCCGGCGGCGCCCGGACAACTGGTGGAGCATTTTTTCCGTCACGAGGCGGGGCGGCTGCACGGCGCGCTGATCCGGCGGTTCGGCGTGGAAAACATCGCGCTCGCCGAAGACGTCGCGCAGGAAGCCCTCCTCCGCGCGCTGCGCGCGTGGTCGATGGGCGGCGTGCCGCCCAATCCCTCGGCCTGGATCACCCGCGTGGCGATGAACCTCGCGCGCGACGCGCTGCGCCACCGGCAGATGTCCGCCGCCAAGGAACCGGCGCTCGTCACGCATTTCGACCAGCTCCACGCCGCGCCTCCCTCCCCCGCCGCGGCCCTCGCCGGCGAGGCCGGATACGAAATCCGCGATGACGCGCTGCGGCTGATGTTCGTCTGCTGCCATCCGTCGATCGCACCCGATGCGCAGGTCGTGCTCGCGCTCAAGGTGTTGTGCGGCTTCAGCACGGCGGAGATCGCGCAGGCGTTTTTCGCCAGCGAGGCGGCCATCGAGAAACAGCTCGGGCGGACCAAACAACGCATCCGCGAGGCCGGCATCGGCTTCGAAATCCCCGAAGGCGAAGATCTCGCCCCGAGGCTCGACGGCGTGCTCGGCGCGCTTTACCTGCTCTTCAACGAAGGCCACAAGGCCTCGTCCGGCGAACGGCTGCTGCGCGAGGATCTTTGCCAGGAGGCGGTGCGCCTGACGTCGCTCCTCGTCGCCCATCCCGCGGGCCGGACACCCCGCAGCCACGCCCTGCTCGCACTCATGCTGCTGACTGCGGCGCGGTTCCCCTCGCGCCTGGATGAACACGGCACGCTCCTGCGTCTCGACGACCAGGATCGCTCCCGGTGGAACCAGCCGCTCATCGAACGCGGCCTGATCCATCTCGCCGAAGCCGCGCAGGGCAACGAACTCGGCGAGTACCACCTGCAAGCCGGCATTGCCGCGATCCACTGCACGGCGGCTGATCACGCGTCCACGGACTGGGCGCGCATCCTGAGTCACTACGACGAACTCTACCGGATAAAACCCTCGCCTGTCGTCGCGCTCAACCGCGCCGTGGCAGTCGCACACGTGCGCGGGCCCCGGGCCGGGCTCGACGCCATCACGGCGATCCCGCAGCGCGACCGGCTCGAAGCGCATTATCTGCTGCACGCGGTCACGGGTGAGTTGTATTGGCGATTGCAGGACCACCGTGCCGCCGCCGCGAGTTTTCGCCGCGCGCTGCAACTCGCCCGCGTGGAGCCCGAACAGGTTTTCCTCTCGCGCCTGCTGGAACGGGTGAACCGGACAGCGGAGTGA
- a CDS encoding RNA signal recognition particle 4.5S RNA, protein MAHYVDGFVIPVPKKNIAAYRRMARLGGKLWREHGALDYKECVVDDADVKFGLPFPRLAKTRADETVVFSWITFKSRAHRDRVNARVMKDPRLKCPDPKAMPFDCKRMAYGGFKVIVSA, encoded by the coding sequence ATGGCTCATTATGTAGACGGATTCGTCATTCCGGTCCCGAAAAAAAACATCGCCGCCTACCGCCGCATGGCCCGCCTGGGCGGCAAACTCTGGCGCGAGCACGGCGCGCTCGACTACAAGGAGTGCGTCGTTGACGACGCCGACGTGAAATTCGGCCTTCCGTTTCCCCGGCTGGCGAAAACCAGGGCGGACGAGACCGTGGTGTTTTCCTGGATCACCTTCAAGTCGCGCGCCCACCGTGATCGGGTGAACGCCAGGGTCATGAAGGACCCGCGCCTCAAGTGCCCCGACCCGAAAGCCATGCCCTTCGACTGCAAGCGCATGGCTTACGGCGGATTCAAGGTAATCGTATCCGCATGA
- a CDS encoding DGPFAETKE family protein, producing the protein MYAHRSRQKPAAPDGQPSAILHLMKTTPVPDSSPYLLFFRNTGPENYQHLSPDQRQQLVARWNAWYDRLVAQGKAVEGQPLETEIRLVSGRPGGGRVVDGPFPETKEAIGGYVKLLVRDVDEAVEIARQHPALEYGMQIEVRSMTATCHLGVTAGHDTIAVASGQPVPA; encoded by the coding sequence ATGTATGCCCACCGGAGCCGGCAAAAGCCGGCGGCCCCGGACGGACAACCATCTGCCATCCTCCATCTCATGAAAACCACACCTGTTCCCGACTCCTCTCCGTACCTCTTGTTTTTCCGCAATACCGGCCCGGAAAACTACCAGCACCTGTCGCCGGATCAACGCCAGCAACTCGTCGCCCGCTGGAATGCGTGGTACGACCGGCTGGTCGCGCAAGGCAAGGCCGTCGAAGGTCAGCCGCTGGAGACGGAAATCCGCCTCGTCTCCGGGCGTCCCGGCGGGGGCCGCGTGGTGGACGGCCCCTTTCCCGAGACCAAGGAAGCGATCGGCGGCTACGTCAAACTGCTGGTCCGCGATGTGGACGAAGCCGTCGAGATCGCCCGCCAGCATCCGGCCCTCGAATACGGAATGCAAATCGAGGTGCGCTCCATGACGGCCACCTGTCACCTCGGCGTCACCGCCGGCCACGACACGATCGCGGTCGCCTCCGGCCAACCCGTGCCGGCCTGA
- a CDS encoding oxidoreductase, whose translation MNLQLENRLALVTASSGGIGLEIARALAREGARVIINGRSVASVEAGIASIRADIPDARLEALASDNGTAAGTEQSIAQFPDVDILVNNLGIYEPVGFFDETDADWFRLFEVNILSGVRLARHYLKRMLEKKTGRILFISSESAISPSPEMPHYGATKTMQLALSRSLAELTKGTQVTVNTIMPGSTLTDGVAKFVQELFPGLSLEEAGRRFMRENRPTSLIERLLDPKEIANFVAFVSSPLASGINGAALRVDGGLVRSVF comes from the coding sequence ATGAATCTCCAGCTCGAAAACCGTCTCGCTCTCGTCACCGCCTCCTCCGGCGGCATCGGCCTCGAAATCGCCCGCGCGCTCGCCCGCGAAGGCGCCCGCGTCATCATCAACGGCCGCTCCGTGGCCAGCGTCGAGGCGGGCATCGCCTCCATCCGCGCCGACATTCCGGACGCCCGGCTCGAAGCCCTCGCCTCCGACAACGGCACCGCCGCCGGCACGGAGCAGAGCATCGCGCAATTCCCCGACGTGGACATCCTCGTCAACAACCTCGGCATTTACGAACCCGTCGGTTTCTTCGACGAAACCGATGCCGACTGGTTCCGGCTGTTCGAAGTCAACATTCTCAGCGGCGTCCGCCTCGCCCGGCATTACCTGAAGCGGATGCTCGAAAAGAAAACCGGGCGCATCCTTTTTATCTCGAGCGAATCCGCCATCAGCCCTTCGCCCGAAATGCCGCACTACGGCGCGACCAAGACGATGCAACTCGCCCTCTCGCGCAGCCTCGCCGAGCTGACGAAAGGCACGCAGGTGACGGTCAACACGATCATGCCCGGCTCCACCCTGACGGACGGTGTGGCGAAGTTTGTCCAGGAGCTTTTCCCCGGCCTTTCGCTGGAAGAAGCCGGACGCCGCTTCATGCGCGAAAACCGTCCCACCTCGCTCATCGAACGGCTGCTCGACCCGAAGGAGATCGCGAATTTCGTCGCCTTCGTCAGCAGCCCGCTCGCCTCCGGTATCAATGGCGCGGCCCTGCGCGTGGACGGCGGCCTGGTGCGCAGCGTGTTCTGA
- a CDS encoding aspartate aminotransferase (catalyzes the formation of oxalozcetate and L-glutamate from L-aspartate and 2-oxoglutarate), translating to MSSPAPAPLSTWSLNIAPSPTLAVDAKAKALLAAGEDVCGFAAGEPDFDTPEHIKEAAIAALKAGKTKYAPTPGIQPLREAIAEDYSTRLGLKTAPAQVIVSPGGKFSCYLSILAVCSPGDEVIIPAPYWVSYPEMVKLAGATPKFVLADDTTGFRLTPAQLEAAITPKTKLLILNSPSNPTGAVYTRAELEAIVEVALRHNLYILSDEIYEHLLYDGAKHVSPATFSAEAAARTIIVSGFSKTYSMTGWRLGTTVAPAPVAKAVAEIQSQTSSNATTFAQYGALAALKEKDKTKAALDAMLVAFDRRRRFLHAELNKIPGVTCLLAQGAFYLFPNISSFGLGSAEFCDKLLEQQKVAAVFGSAFGAEGYLRLSYATSDEIIKKGVERLAAFCTTLKK from the coding sequence ATGAGTAGTCCCGCGCCTGCGCCGCTCTCCACCTGGTCTCTCAACATCGCGCCTTCGCCGACCCTTGCCGTCGATGCCAAGGCCAAGGCCCTTCTCGCCGCCGGCGAGGACGTTTGCGGTTTCGCCGCCGGCGAACCCGACTTCGATACGCCGGAGCACATCAAGGAGGCCGCGATCGCCGCGCTCAAGGCCGGCAAGACCAAGTACGCGCCCACTCCCGGCATCCAGCCCCTCCGCGAGGCCATCGCCGAGGACTACTCCACCCGCCTCGGTCTCAAGACCGCGCCCGCCCAGGTCATCGTCTCGCCGGGCGGCAAGTTTTCCTGCTACCTTTCCATTCTCGCCGTGTGTTCACCCGGCGACGAGGTGATCATCCCCGCGCCCTACTGGGTCAGCTATCCCGAGATGGTGAAGCTTGCCGGGGCCACCCCGAAATTCGTTCTCGCCGACGACACCACCGGCTTCCGTCTCACGCCCGCGCAGCTCGAGGCCGCGATCACGCCGAAGACGAAGCTCCTCATCCTCAATTCCCCGTCCAACCCGACCGGCGCCGTCTACACCCGCGCCGAACTCGAGGCCATTGTCGAGGTCGCGCTCCGGCACAACCTCTACATCCTGTCGGACGAGATCTACGAGCACCTGCTCTACGACGGAGCGAAGCACGTTTCGCCCGCCACCTTTTCGGCCGAGGCCGCCGCGCGCACGATCATCGTCTCCGGTTTCTCGAAAACCTATTCGATGACCGGCTGGCGTCTCGGCACCACGGTCGCGCCCGCGCCCGTCGCCAAGGCGGTCGCCGAGATCCAGAGCCAGACGAGCTCCAATGCCACGACCTTCGCCCAGTATGGCGCCCTCGCCGCGCTCAAGGAGAAGGACAAGACGAAGGCCGCGCTCGACGCGATGCTCGTGGCTTTCGACCGCCGTCGCAGATTCCTCCATGCCGAGCTCAACAAGATCCCCGGCGTGACGTGTCTGCTCGCCCAGGGCGCGTTTTACCTGTTTCCGAACATCTCCAGCTTCGGGCTCGGTTCGGCCGAGTTTTGCGACAAGCTGCTCGAGCAGCAAAAAGTCGCCGCCGTCTTCGGCAGTGCTTTCGGCGCCGAGGGGTACCTCCGCCTCAGCTACGCGACGAGCGACGAGATCATCAAAAAGGGCGTGGAGCGCCTCGCGGCGTTTTGTACGACGCTGAAGAAATAA
- a CDS encoding flavin reductase: MRTYRKKDYPLSEIRRYLEPGPIVLVSSAWKGKTNIMTMGWHLMMAFTPARVGCYIWDENHSFEMIRRSRECVINIPTTDLINEAVGIGNCSGAEVDKFKKFGLTPVPGEKVGAPLIRECYANFECRLADATQISRNGLFIWEVVKAHVAVSPKYPETFHYRGDGVFMISGRSISLRKKFKPQNL; encoded by the coding sequence ATGAGAACGTACCGAAAAAAAGACTACCCGTTATCCGAAATCCGCCGCTACCTCGAGCCCGGCCCCATCGTGCTCGTGAGTTCGGCGTGGAAGGGGAAAACCAATATCATGACGATGGGCTGGCACCTGATGATGGCATTCACCCCGGCGCGGGTCGGCTGCTACATCTGGGACGAAAACCACAGTTTCGAAATGATCCGCCGGAGCCGGGAATGCGTGATCAACATCCCGACCACCGACCTCATCAACGAGGCGGTGGGCATCGGCAACTGTTCGGGGGCGGAAGTGGACAAGTTCAAAAAATTCGGTCTCACGCCGGTGCCGGGCGAAAAGGTGGGAGCGCCCCTGATCCGGGAATGTTACGCGAATTTCGAGTGCCGGCTGGCCGACGCCACGCAGATTTCGCGAAACGGCCTTTTTATCTGGGAGGTGGTGAAAGCCCATGTCGCCGTGTCGCCGAAGTATCCGGAAACCTTTCACTACCGGGGGGACGGCGTATTCATGATCTCGGGACGTTCGATCAGTTTGAGAAAAAAATTCAAGCCGCAGAACCTGTGA